The genomic DNA ATGGCTGCGGCCCTCGCCGGCCTCGCTGCCGCCCGCCCGGCCATGAAGCCGGTGCGCGTGCGCAGCCGGAACCGCCGTCGGCGCTGACCACCCGGCGCCGCGCCATTCGGTGCGGTTCACGGCGCTGCGGTCAGGCGGCGGCTCGGCCCCGGAGACGCTCCGGGGCTGCCGTCAGCGGTCCAGATTCCGGATCGCGCGGTTGAGTTCGTACTCTTTGGAAGCCACGTGCGCTTCCAGGTTTCCCACGCGCTTTTCAAAATCACGGAAGCGTTGCGTCAAGCCGGCCAGGGTGCGGTCGGGCTTGATCGACACGCCGCGCCAGAAGGCCTCCTCCTCCGGGTTGCGGTAGACCGCCGGCGGCTTGACCGGCAGGATCAGCACCGCGAGCACGTAGGCGAGAATCACCGGCGGCATGAAGAAGAACAAGCCCAGCACCAGGGCCAGCCGCACCAATCCGGGCCGGAACCCGAAATAATCGGCGATGCCGGCGCACACGCCCCCCACCACGCCACGCTGCGGATCGCGGTAGAGCCGGTGCGGGTTGGGCGAGTCGTAGGGCGAAGAACGGTCCATCGTCGGGCTCCCGTCAGGTCGGAATGAGTGCGGAATGCGGCCGGCTCACAGCTTGTCGCGCCAATTGGGCGACTCCGCGTCGAGCACCCGTTCCAGCGCGTGGATGCGGCCTTCCAGGCGGTTCGAGATGTCCCACAGCTCGGCCAGAAGCTGCTCGTCCTGGGCCGACAGACCGCGCTGCCCACGCCATTTGGTGATGTAGTGGAAGATGATCCAAAGCGGTGCCACCACGGTCATGAAGAGCGCCGCGAGGACGAAGCTGAAACCGCTCATCGGGGGACGGCCTTTCTTGTTGTTCAGGGAAACCCCTCCCCCGCGAAGCGGCGGGAGAGGGGACTCAGCGCCCGCGTCGGTGTCGACGCCGGTGTGGGATCAGCTTCCCCGGCGCGCGGCGACGCGGGCCTTCAGCGCGGCCAGCTCGTCCTGGACCTTCTTGTCGGCCTCCAGCTCCGCGATCTCCTCGGTCAGCGTCTTGGTGCGGCCCACGTCGTAGGCCTCCACGCGGCCCTCCAGCTCGTCGAGGTTGCGCTCCACCTGCTCGAAGCGGGAGAAGGCGTCGTTGATCCGCTCGTCGTGCAGGGTGGAGCGGACACGCACGCGGTTGGCCGCCGTCTTGGTGCGGGCGACCAGTGCCTTCTCGCGGTTCTTGGCGTCGGTCAGCTTGGCCTGGAGGCGGCCGATGTCCTCGTTGGACTTGGACAGGGCCTCCTCGACCTGGGCGAGCTGGGCGGTCAGGACGTCGGCCTCCTCGGCGGCGCGCGACTTGGCCAGCAGCGCCTGCTTGGCGAGGTCCTCGCGGTCGTGGGTCAGCGCGGTCTCGGCCTTGCGGTCCCAGGAGTCGCGCTCGCGGTGCAGGTCGGCGATGCGGCGCTCGATCTCCTTGCGCTCGGCGATGATCTTCACCGTGGAGGAGCGCACCTCGACCAGCGTGTCCTCCATCTCCTGGATGATCAGACGGATCAGCTTCTCCGGGTCCTCCGCGCGGTCGAGCAGGGAGTTGAGGTTGGACTGCACGATGTCGGTCAGGCGCGAA from Azospirillum brasilense includes the following:
- the pspC gene encoding envelope stress response membrane protein PspC, giving the protein MDRSSPYDSPNPHRLYRDPQRGVVGGVCAGIADYFGFRPGLVRLALVLGLFFFMPPVILAYVLAVLILPVKPPAVYRNPEEEAFWRGVSIKPDRTLAGLTQRFRDFEKRVGNLEAHVASKEYELNRAIRNLDR
- the pspB gene encoding envelope stress response membrane protein PspB; this translates as MSGFSFVLAALFMTVVAPLWIIFHYITKWRGQRGLSAQDEQLLAELWDISNRLEGRIHALERVLDAESPNWRDKL
- the pspA gene encoding phage shock protein PspA, translated to MSIFSRLTDIVQSNLNSLLDRAEDPEKLIRLIIQEMEDTLVEVRSSTVKIIAERKEIERRIADLHRERDSWDRKAETALTHDREDLAKQALLAKSRAAEEADVLTAQLAQVEEALSKSNEDIGRLQAKLTDAKNREKALVARTKTAANRVRVRSTLHDERINDAFSRFEQVERNLDELEGRVEAYDVGRTKTLTEEIAELEADKKVQDELAALKARVAARRGS